Proteins encoded by one window of Streptococcus sanguinis:
- the smpB gene encoding SsrA-binding protein SmpB translates to MAKGEGKVVAQNKKARHDYTIVDTIEAGMVLTGTEIKSVRAARINLKDGFAQIKNGEAWLSNVHIAPYEEGNIWNQEPERRRKLLLHKKQIQKLEQETKGTGMTLVPLKVYLKDGYAKLLLGLAKGKHDYDKRESIKRREQNRDIARQMKNFNTR, encoded by the coding sequence ATGGCAAAGGGAGAAGGAAAGGTCGTCGCGCAAAATAAAAAGGCCAGACACGACTACACCATCGTAGACACCATAGAGGCTGGCATGGTGCTGACGGGGACGGAAATCAAAAGCGTCCGCGCAGCCCGTATCAATCTCAAAGATGGCTTTGCCCAGATCAAGAACGGTGAGGCCTGGCTCAGCAATGTGCATATCGCGCCTTATGAAGAGGGCAATATCTGGAATCAAGAGCCTGAGCGTCGCAGAAAGCTGCTGCTGCATAAGAAGCAGATCCAAAAGCTGGAGCAGGAGACCAAGGGAACTGGGATGACGCTGGTGCCGCTCAAGGTCTATCTCAAGGACGGCTATGCCAAGCTGCTACTGGGCTTAGCCAAAGGGAAACACGACTATGACAAGCGCGAGTCCATCAAACGCCGCGAGCAAAACCGCGACATTGCAAGACAAATGAAGAACTTTAATACAAGATGA
- the tehB gene encoding SAM-dependent methyltransferase TehB: protein MTEELLAYKRMPLWTAETMPEAVKRKHNTKEGTWGKITVLKGRLKFVEMSEEGEELAEHIFEAGQDNPFAQPQAWHRVEALTDDLEWYLEFYCRPEDYFPKKYGSNPVHSEVLEAMQTVRPGRALDLGCGQGRNALFLAKQGFEVTAVDQNELALEILRSIVEQEDLDLPVGSYDINSASLTQTYDLIVSTVVLMFLQAERIPDIIRNMQEHTALGGYNLIVCAMDTEDFPCSVPFPFTFKEGELAEYYKDWELVKYNENPGHLHRRDENGNRIQLRFATMLAKKVQ from the coding sequence ATGACAGAAGAATTGCTAGCTTATAAACGCATGCCGCTGTGGACGGCTGAGACCATGCCAGAGGCGGTAAAGAGAAAGCACAATACCAAAGAGGGAACTTGGGGTAAAATCACTGTTCTCAAGGGACGCCTTAAGTTTGTTGAGATGTCAGAGGAGGGTGAGGAGCTGGCTGAGCACATCTTTGAGGCTGGTCAGGACAATCCTTTTGCCCAACCCCAAGCTTGGCATCGGGTTGAAGCCCTGACTGATGACCTAGAGTGGTATTTGGAGTTTTACTGTCGGCCTGAGGATTATTTCCCAAAGAAATACGGCAGTAATCCAGTGCACTCAGAGGTTTTGGAAGCTATGCAGACAGTCCGGCCAGGGCGGGCGTTAGACCTAGGCTGTGGTCAAGGTCGCAATGCTCTCTTTCTAGCCAAGCAGGGCTTTGAAGTGACGGCTGTAGATCAGAATGAGCTGGCACTGGAGATCTTACGGAGCATTGTGGAGCAGGAGGATTTAGATCTGCCAGTGGGTAGCTACGATATCAACTCAGCTAGTTTGACCCAGACTTATGATTTGATCGTTTCCACTGTTGTCCTTATGTTCCTGCAGGCGGAGCGGATTCCAGATATTATCCGAAATATGCAAGAGCACACAGCGCTTGGCGGCTATAATCTCATCGTCTGTGCTATGGATACAGAAGACTTCCCATGCTCTGTTCCCTTTCCTTTTACTTTTAAGGAAGGCGAGCTTGCCGAGTATTACAAGGATTGGGAGCTGGTTAAGTACAATGAAAATCCTGGTCACCTCCACCGACGTGATGAAAATGGCAATCGAATTCAGCTGCGCTTTGCGACTATGCTGGCTAAAAAGGTTCAGTAG
- a CDS encoding M13-type metalloendopeptidase: MKKRTKIILTSTLTVTGLILAAGGYWAYKTFVPQETPIDKNATVRTNYYQAINKKWLEKAEIPSDQPSNGVFYELNEQVKDKMKADVKNLVSGKEESTIEGMPEFIKYYQQATDFKQREKDGLAPLKPYLKEIEDLSDLKDLASKAVDWEKRGLALPFTLEISSNLENTNQKQVNLSSPSLMLPDKSYYEDEGAKKRMMDPLEKAFKEAMQKLGYSEKNSEKIVKEALEFDGELAKYAQSNEETSEIKNLHHPKTAEDINAYSDTFKFHDIINAYLGQESGDVNVPNPKYYENFAKVVNDKNFGKLKSWMLVKQAASASSFLTDDYRLIFAEYQKSLQGTKEATSKEDAAYNLTTGTFSDVFSLYYGRKYFGEEAKQEVTQMVKDIKEVYRERMLKNEWLSEETKQKAVKKLDTMKLYIGYPEKVREATKALKVDDKKSFFENAIALSQAKHQYDVEHFSEPVDKDEWVMPSYDINAYYSQENNSINFPAAILQNPFFDVKQEMEKNYGGIGMVIGHEITHAFDSNGANFDEEGNLNNWWTEADKKAFDKKIEAVTKQWDGIEIYGGKVNGKLTVTENVADAGGLSATLEVVKKKYPDADLKNYFENYANIWRSKASLQFNQLLLKVDVHAPSELRVNQQLKNVEAFYETYPEIKEGDAMYLAPDKRVSVW; this comes from the coding sequence ATGAAGAAAAGAACGAAAATTATTCTAACTTCTACGTTGACTGTGACCGGCCTAATCTTGGCTGCCGGTGGCTACTGGGCTTATAAGACCTTTGTCCCTCAGGAGACACCGATCGATAAGAATGCCACAGTGAGGACCAATTACTATCAGGCCATCAATAAGAAATGGCTGGAAAAGGCAGAGATCCCTAGCGACCAGCCGTCTAACGGTGTGTTTTATGAACTGAACGAGCAGGTCAAGGATAAGATGAAGGCGGATGTCAAAAATCTAGTCTCTGGTAAAGAAGAGTCAACGATTGAAGGCATGCCTGAGTTTATCAAATACTATCAGCAAGCGACTGACTTCAAGCAGCGGGAAAAGGATGGCCTAGCCCCTCTCAAGCCCTATCTCAAGGAAATTGAAGACTTGTCCGATTTGAAGGACCTAGCCAGTAAGGCTGTTGACTGGGAAAAGCGTGGTCTAGCACTGCCGTTTACCCTTGAAATTAGTTCTAACCTAGAAAATACCAATCAGAAACAAGTGAATCTGTCCAGTCCAAGTCTTATGCTGCCGGATAAGAGCTACTATGAAGATGAAGGTGCTAAGAAAAGGATGATGGATCCGCTGGAAAAAGCATTCAAAGAAGCCATGCAAAAGCTGGGCTACAGTGAAAAAAACAGCGAAAAGATTGTCAAAGAAGCCTTAGAATTTGATGGAGAACTGGCCAAATATGCCCAAAGCAATGAAGAAACTTCGGAAATTAAAAATCTTCACCATCCTAAGACGGCAGAAGACATCAATGCCTACTCTGATACCTTTAAGTTTCACGATATTATCAATGCCTATCTAGGCCAGGAATCTGGTGATGTCAATGTACCTAACCCTAAGTATTATGAAAATTTTGCCAAGGTAGTTAATGACAAGAACTTTGGCAAGCTCAAATCTTGGATGCTTGTGAAGCAGGCAGCATCAGCATCTAGTTTTCTAACCGATGACTATCGGCTGATTTTTGCAGAGTACCAAAAATCCTTGCAAGGTACTAAGGAAGCAACTTCAAAAGAAGATGCAGCATACAATCTGACAACAGGAACTTTTTCAGATGTCTTTAGTCTTTACTATGGTCGCAAATATTTTGGTGAGGAAGCCAAGCAAGAAGTGACCCAAATGGTCAAGGATATCAAGGAAGTCTATCGGGAACGTATGCTGAAAAACGAATGGCTATCAGAAGAAACCAAACAGAAGGCAGTCAAGAAGCTGGATACTATGAAACTCTATATCGGCTATCCTGAAAAAGTTCGCGAAGCGACTAAGGCCTTGAAAGTAGACGATAAAAAATCCTTCTTTGAGAATGCAATTGCTTTGAGTCAAGCAAAACATCAATATGATGTTGAGCACTTCTCTGAGCCAGTAGACAAGGACGAGTGGGTGATGCCTTCCTATGATATCAACGCTTACTACTCACAGGAAAATAACAGTATCAACTTTCCAGCCGCAATCCTGCAGAATCCATTCTTTGATGTTAAGCAAGAGATGGAAAAGAACTATGGCGGTATCGGTATGGTTATTGGTCACGAGATTACTCACGCCTTTGACTCAAACGGTGCAAACTTTGATGAAGAGGGGAATTTGAACAATTGGTGGACAGAAGCAGATAAGAAAGCTTTTGACAAGAAAATTGAAGCTGTTACTAAGCAGTGGGATGGTATTGAAATCTACGGCGGCAAGGTCAACGGCAAGCTTACGGTAACAGAAAATGTAGCCGATGCAGGTGGGCTTTCAGCTACTCTCGAAGTTGTGAAAAAGAAATATCCAGATGCAGACTTGAAGAATTACTTTGAAAACTATGCCAATATCTGGAGAAGCAAGGCCAGTCTGCAATTTAACCAACTTCTCCTGAAGGTAGATGTCCATGCTCCGTCCGAGCTGCGGGTCAACCAGCAACTCAAAAATGTAGAGGCCTTCTATGAAACCTATCCAGAAATCAAAGAAGGTGATGCCATGTATCTGGCTCCAGATAAGCGGGTCAGCGTATGGTAA